The genomic window GCAGCGCGGATACGCTCGCGGCTCTCGCGCACGGCGGCGTCAGGCAAGCCGACGGTGGTGAAGTGGTCTTCACCCAGCTTGATGCCGGAAACGTCGACCTCGACTTCGATGATCGAAGCGTCGATGCCGTACACGGCGGCGCTGAGAGTCTTGAAAAGCATGTATCCGGCGCGGAATGCGCCGCAAGGGGCCCGTACAGCAGAATGCGGAGTATAGCCCGAGACGCGACCGGAGCAAAGCCCGCTGCCTGCTCTTAAGTTCGCGCCCGGACTCGACCTGGCCGCTCGTAACGCCGTGCGGCCGGCCACTTGGGCTGGCCGCGTCGTCGGAATGCTACCAGTTACGGCGTTGTCACCTGAGCGGTATTGGAGTAGGCCGAATCGCCGACGCTGTTGCGGGCCTTGATCCGATAGCGGTAGGCCTTGCGCCGCGAAACGCCGTTATCCGTGTAGGCCGTGGAGTTCACTGCCAAGGTAGCAATCACGGTGAAGTTGCACACTCCGTTCTTGTTGACCTGGCAGCGCTCGAGGGTGAAGTTGTCCTCATTGTTGGAGTTGTCCGTCCAGCTCAGATTCACGAAGCGGCTGTTACCCGAACTGCCGGCCACGGCAGAGAGTCCACTCGGTGCCGCGGGTGGACTGGGCGGTGGAGGAGGCGCTTGCGTGCTGGCCTCCGCCGTGTTCGAGTAACCCGAGTCTCCGGCGCCGTTGAACGCGCGCACGCGATAGGCGAAGGTGGTGGAGGCGCTCAAGCCGGTGTCGCTGTAGGCGTTGGAGTTCGCCGGCAGTTGGACGATCTGGCTGAAGTTGCCGGGACTGGCATCGCAGAAGGCAGCCGTGCCCGTGCAGCGTTCGACGCGGAAGCCGTCCTCATTGTCCGAGTTGTCCGTCCAGGCCAGGTCGATCTGACTGCTGGACGTGCCGGCGGCCAGGAGACCAGACGGAGCGTTCGGCGGGGAGGCCGGTGGCGCGGCACAACCCGGGAAGCTGAAGGAAGCGATGCGAGTGCTCCAGTTGAAGGTGCCGTCGTTTTTCAGATACTCGGTGGTGTACCAGAACGTGCAGTCGTCGGCCGCATCCACCGTCATGCTGCTGTAGTCGCCCCAGCGATTCAAGCTGGGAAGCTGCGAGCCCGTGCCGTCGATGATGGCGGTCTCGCCCTGCATCGTCCCCAGCGGGTCGGAAGCCACGCGTCCGGTGTAACGGATGCTCGGCCGCGTAACACCGCTCGAAACGCTGTAACCCACCGCGATGTTGCCCGCCGCGTCCATGGCGATGCTCCCCATCCAGCGGTACTCGTTGTCCGGCGCGAAGGTTCCCTGCTGGAACACAACCGGGCTTCCGAAGGGATTTCGGATCTCGTACCAGCGTACCCCGATGCTGCTTCCCGCCACGATGGAGTGATTTACCACCAGCGATTCATGGTCGCCGAAGTTGCGATAAGCCAGGCGGTACATGGGACGGTCGCCGAGGGCGTCGAGCCTCTGGCTGGTATTGGGCTGTGGAACGCACGATTGCGCGCAGGCACGGGTGAATGCCGCCACCGGGATGTTGATCGGGCCGGTCAGCGTGGTGTTGTCCGGAGTGACGAAGTCAGGCTGCATCCGCCAAAGGTTCACGGAATTGGTCCCCAGGTTGAAGAACAATCCCGGCGCCCCGGGTGGCGGCAGGTTGTTTCCGTCGAGATCGCCGGGAAGCAGGCTGGCGTAGGAAGAACTGAGGTTGTAGCAGATCATCCAGGCCGGCTGCCCGATGAGCATGTCGCTGCGCTCCAGAGCGCAGGCACTGGCGCCCGAGAACAGGATGCCGAACAGGAACCGGTTGAACGTCAGGTAGTAGGCGTTCGGCCAGACGCTCAGCTTCGGATAGTCATTCAGGTCGTCAATCGCCCAAACGTAGCGCCAGTAGGAGCCCGTGGCATCCGAAGTCATGGACACCGCGACGCACTGGTAATAAGGAGGGCCTGAATCCACTCCGGCAAGCTGCGTCAGGACCCAGCGGTTGGCGAGCTGGTCGTACTGCACGATAGGGTCGCCATCGTTATCGTTCTGGCAGGGCCCGCCGACGCCGGCAAACAGCGTGTTGCCGGCGGCTGGACCGTACAGCAGCGCACCCGTCGCCTTGTCGAAGATGGCGAACGACGTGTTCACCCATTGCACGTACTGCGTGGCGCCGACGTCGCCGTTGGTATCCGGAGGTGCAGAGCTGGGCGAGTACGTCCCCAATCCCACCCCAATCCCATCGAAACCGAAACCGGTGGACGTGGCGACCGCGGGTCCGGCCGTGTCCTGCAAAGCAGGGTCAGGTGCAGGTGTGCCCGGAGCCGCAGGATGAGGGAACCGGATGGGCATCTCCCGCGGCACACGCTTGTCCGAAAGGGGCGGCAGGTGCCGCAACGGCGGCGAGACGTTGGGCGATGCAAGGTACACCTTGATCCGGCCCGGGGCAATCGGCTGTTGCCCCAGGGCCGCAACCCCCGAAACTAGAAGAATGGACGTGAAGATTGCAGCCGTAGCACGGCGATTCATTAGAACCTCCTGTATGTGCGCCATGGGGAGGATGCTACTGGCGGAGGGTGTGCACGAAGTCTGACTTTATCCAGCGGTACTGTCAATGGGGCGGTTGGACGGGGCTGGGCATTGTCCGGAAGGACGATGGCAGGTACAGGGGCTGCCCCTCAATGGACCAGGGCGGCGCGGGTATTAGCCAGCGTGTTCTGAAGCAGTTCGCGGGGGACGCTGGTAACGAAGGGTTTGACCAGCCAGCTGACGAGCACCGGAATGTCACGGGTCAGCGAAATAGCCTCGCACTGCACATACACGCCGCCGTCGCGCTCCTCGAACCGCCAGTAGGAGTTCAGCCGCCACAGGAAGCCTCCGCCATCGTCCACCGGCTTCTCGTGTTCGCCGGGCTCGCCGAAATCCGCCACCTCGGCAATTCGTGTTGCATAGGAGCGGGTATGCACACGTCTCTCATCCAGCGGGAAGTAGTGCACGTCGTGCTCGGTGTCCATCACCACGGTGATCAGCTTCTTCTTGTAGAAGCGGAGAAAGACTTTGAAGTCGTTGCCGTTGCGCGCGCGGAGCTTGGAGGCGATCACGTCCGGCTTGTAGTAGCGATCGTGATGATCGTAGTCCTGGACCAGCGCCAGGGTCTGTTGCAGGCTGACGCCGGGAATGAACACCATGCCCAGCCAGTGATGGATGATGCCGCCCGGGACATCGATCTCTTGGCCGCCATCCAGAGTCTTCATCCGCTCGATGATCATCTGCCCCTGACGGACTTGCTGGTACGCCGGCTTCTTGCGTTCGGCTGGCAGAGTGTCGATCCAGAGGAAGGTCTTGTCGGAGGCAACCTCGCCGGCGATCCTGGCCTCGGTCAGGCGCACGTAGCGGTCAAAAGCCCGTACCGTTTCCTGCTTCAGCTCAACGGCTGTGGCGCCTGGTGGGAACAGCAGGACGGTCAGCAGGC from Terriglobales bacterium includes these protein-coding regions:
- a CDS encoding fibronectin type III domain-containing protein yields the protein MNRRATAAIFTSILLVSGVAALGQQPIAPGRIKVYLASPNVSPPLRHLPPLSDKRVPREMPIRFPHPAAPGTPAPDPALQDTAGPAVATSTGFGFDGIGVGLGTYSPSSAPPDTNGDVGATQYVQWVNTSFAIFDKATGALLYGPAAGNTLFAGVGGPCQNDNDGDPIVQYDQLANRWVLTQLAGVDSGPPYYQCVAVSMTSDATGSYWRYVWAIDDLNDYPKLSVWPNAYYLTFNRFLFGILFSGASACALERSDMLIGQPAWMICYNLSSSYASLLPGDLDGNNLPPPGAPGLFFNLGTNSVNLWRMQPDFVTPDNTTLTGPINIPVAAFTRACAQSCVPQPNTSQRLDALGDRPMYRLAYRNFGDHESLVVNHSIVAGSSIGVRWYEIRNPFGSPVVFQQGTFAPDNEYRWMGSIAMDAAGNIAVGYSVSSGVTRPSIRYTGRVASDPLGTMQGETAIIDGTGSQLPSLNRWGDYSSMTVDAADDCTFWYTTEYLKNDGTFNWSTRIASFSFPGCAAPPASPPNAPSGLLAAGTSSSQIDLAWTDNSDNEDGFRVERCTGTAAFCDASPGNFSQIVQLPANSNAYSDTGLSASTTFAYRVRAFNGAGDSGYSNTAEASTQAPPPPPSPPAAPSGLSAVAGSSGNSRFVNLSWTDNSNNEDNFTLERCQVNKNGVCNFTVIATLAVNSTAYTDNGVSRRKAYRYRIKARNSVGDSAYSNTAQVTTP